A section of the bacterium genome encodes:
- a CDS encoding nucleoside deaminase, whose amino-acid sequence MNQPTVFSEEQDLFYMQRVYALAQKAFKKDEVPIAAVLLFNDQVFESFNQRQSSQRPNDHAEFNVIDQACRQFNTWRLNDAMLYVNVEPCLMCSGLIYQARISRVVFAVENPKGGALSFAQEHRISLGLNHSVDIHCGLLQEENKELLKQFFKNKRKKL is encoded by the coding sequence TTGAATCAGCCAACAGTTTTTTCAGAAGAACAAGATCTATTTTATATGCAAAGGGTTTATGCTTTGGCACAAAAAGCTTTTAAAAAAGACGAAGTGCCCATAGCGGCTGTTTTGCTTTTTAATGATCAAGTTTTTGAAAGTTTTAATCAAAGGCAGTCAAGTCAACGACCTAATGATCATGCAGAGTTTAATGTCATTGATCAAGCTTGCCGTCAGTTCAATACCTGGCGTCTGAATGATGCTATGCTTTATGTAAATGTTGAGCCGTGCTTGATGTGCAGTGGACTGATTTATCAAGCGAGAATCTCACGAGTTGTTTTTGCTGTTGAAAATCCTAAGGGTGGGGCATTAAGCTTTGCTCAAGAGCATAGAATAAGCTTGGGGCTCAATCACTCTGTGGATATTCACTGTGGCTTGTTGCAGGAAGAAAACAAAGAATTACTAAAGCAGTTTTTTAAAAATAAAAGAAAAAAACTCTAA
- a CDS encoding PilN domain-containing protein: MIRINLLPTKANIRKENALFQLGAGAFACVFLMIVCFVINKSYDSKIKKQQATIADLKTKISRLASIKKQVNDFKKKKQDLESKIKTIEDLDNSRSGPVKLLEEFTYVLPEKAWLTEYKENNKRLEISGVAVDGPTVSQFVDQLNQSKFFKNIKLVQVEHGQQSEASYKRFNIVCNVNYNVGSDENDQGSQS; the protein is encoded by the coding sequence ATGATTAGGATTAACCTCTTACCTACTAAAGCCAATATTAGAAAAGAAAATGCTTTGTTTCAGCTTGGTGCAGGCGCTTTTGCTTGTGTTTTTCTTATGATCGTATGTTTTGTTATCAATAAAAGCTACGACAGTAAGATTAAAAAACAGCAAGCGACCATTGCAGATTTAAAAACAAAAATCAGTAGGTTGGCCAGCATAAAAAAACAGGTGAATGACTTTAAAAAGAAAAAACAAGATTTGGAAAGTAAAATTAAAACAATAGAAGATTTGGATAATAGTCGTTCTGGCCCGGTGAAGCTTTTAGAAGAGTTTACATATGTTTTACCAGAAAAAGCTTGGTTAACGGAATATAAAGAAAACAATAAGCGTTTAGAAATATCGGGTGTTGCAGTGGATGGCCCAACAGTATCTCAATTTGTTGATCAATTGAATCAATCAAAGTTTTTTAAAAATATAAAGCTTGTTCAAGTAGAGCATGGTCAACAAAGTGAAGCAAGTTATAAGCGGTTCAATATTGTATGTAATGTAAATTACAACGTTGGCAGTGATGAGAATGATCAGGGAAGTCAGTCATGA
- a CDS encoding DEAD/DEAH box helicase family protein produces the protein MKSYLYSVCLRYLVVCFFTLQNCLQFLPIVHAKTNRDTNHFEKITERQVQEILSYTREKISVRSQVNESGELFAEYRASGIDKKLSSSEQFLVGFYGLSLLSENIQSTIDNSEFELEEDFSNVTIRFVRQDARLCGKLENNECIIELGGKNGIFFQQPNRTKFGLFNLLLIENAYAQNSSSDEDTFTKGFLDGLAIDWADDALNAGISAAVGTVIGLFGGLGPLGWAALGAVALYTVGSDMLTMGEHLYYGEYYKAGEVLGDLLKDLVISVASGFAGGKAGKALKDLLIKAAEKSDKFAIVARAVLEIVERVTASIIRPAPENNTSSRNSDKGGNDSGPGGNGTSPSNNSPTANNLPSSSSPGNIGRPQTNSSSPQNQYRNDSNVLEKPAVEVMQPKPAPNPTARNPVADAMGVTIIPNQPSVTAPAFSGAARPWIPPTIDDDQNDIETAPVFVNNSPQQSFFNLSFNPLNINISEKTMMSKPTYPTLLYAKDYGEDYVIHLPKGGALEEWAAYQKFQLQGKLGINGVAIPRVELWQKTYSGASPDTPYTDSDPPRTYIFAIQHLPGSKPEDVGFIEESFSNNIPSMTIQTVQAMDRINGRQVRRNWFKDLRIDGSTYYAINNADFSPAVSKREMIPFELDYNQALVTLEENQWDPSIFLTNHIPSMNYVFGVQSESQWSALEHEMDPLNGTFEDDFTKLRKALSGDIAYAMWLRQQAELCRLGESSFSDELCAILILVSKFNSAEQYEDIPLPKHLEESINEQIRVITDKQFKKSIKELLMLMYLVSGGKEDLVAFVEGDPVLSEVDGIYLIIDQIVEELEALTKDFTQILNNLRSYTGHKEGDKPSLYEEQLPIFRAISMYLYGGGKSGYIKAPTGIGKTVIFSKIVEGLAKGLEEKVMIVVPNQNLVKQTAEKIIKFTEFTEDQIGFYYTQKKILGRQITITTYHSLVSATNSGVFNPDEYPIMILDEAHRGTSKKRAKVIDSYKGIKIGFTATPHFSKEKTVKNVLPDEIYHMSVLEAVEQLGLLSSFKVVVQYFSDVDLAEADTGTGDYEEAALGKILQRHGVSLAALNAYNNYIEQGDDRAIIYCSGIDHSENVAQVFRDAGIEAQAVHSKLSRARRDEILNDFHEGKIKVLTNPDVLVEGFDEEKIKLIINLRATLSRVVAEQRGGRGIRKDPDNPNKIAIIIEFVYYNSKRARNGKPLQILYPEVVGISEAFSSVLDEETIDRLKRRINQKSERLRQSNQNSDEPQSEVVIIDDAREITVLSKRIAAERTDYPEEFAFEIIRDDIDDWNRYSQMGMLRQYVTAYASEDVWEEAVNATGVVIINESTYYEVYRNFGKYVGWHTPAKIKKNQKFLDLANSNKERWEIYTNYNQDMEFQNDDNTPMQEPVVEPEPEPEPEPEPEPQPTVEEDQGGDETTENQENFGDSQQNDGSGSNQDTGGQNKNDNERDEPSSNETGNWIQRWFRRIFGG, from the coding sequence ATGAAGAGTTATTTGTACAGCGTTTGCTTGCGCTACTTGGTTGTTTGTTTTTTTACCTTGCAAAACTGTCTACAGTTCTTGCCAATTGTACATGCAAAAACAAATAGAGATACCAATCACTTTGAAAAAATTACAGAGCGTCAAGTTCAAGAAATACTATCGTACACAAGAGAAAAAATTTCTGTAAGATCTCAGGTTAATGAAAGCGGTGAGTTATTTGCAGAATATCGAGCAAGCGGCATAGATAAGAAGCTTTCTTCATCTGAGCAGTTTTTGGTTGGTTTTTATGGACTGTCTTTACTGAGTGAAAACATACAAAGCACTATAGATAATAGTGAGTTTGAGCTAGAGGAAGATTTTAGTAATGTCACAATTAGATTTGTAAGACAAGATGCACGTCTTTGTGGAAAACTAGAAAACAATGAATGTATTATTGAATTGGGTGGAAAAAACGGCATTTTTTTTCAACAGCCTAATCGAACAAAGTTTGGGTTGTTTAACTTATTACTTATTGAAAATGCTTATGCACAAAATAGCTCTAGTGATGAAGATACATTTACCAAAGGTTTTTTAGATGGCTTAGCTATTGATTGGGCAGATGATGCTTTAAATGCGGGTATCAGTGCTGCTGTGGGTACTGTTATTGGGTTATTCGGTGGTCTTGGTCCACTTGGTTGGGCAGCTTTAGGTGCCGTAGCTTTGTATACTGTAGGTTCTGACATGTTAACTATGGGAGAGCATTTATATTATGGTGAGTATTATAAAGCCGGAGAAGTATTAGGTGACCTTCTTAAAGACCTTGTTATATCTGTTGCCAGTGGTTTTGCTGGAGGAAAAGCAGGTAAGGCGCTAAAAGATCTATTGATAAAAGCTGCTGAAAAAAGTGATAAGTTTGCAATTGTTGCAAGAGCTGTTTTAGAAATCGTTGAAAGAGTAACAGCTTCTATTATTCGACCTGCACCGGAAAATAATACTTCTAGTAGAAATTCAGATAAGGGTGGTAATGATTCTGGTCCTGGCGGAAATGGTACTTCGCCGAGTAATAACTCACCTACCGCCAATAATTTACCCTCTAGCTCTTCGCCAGGTAATATAGGTAGACCGCAAACTAACAGCAGTTCACCTCAAAATCAGTATAGAAATGATTCCAATGTTTTGGAAAAACCAGCTGTTGAAGTTATGCAGCCAAAACCTGCTCCGAATCCTACAGCAAGAAATCCAGTTGCTGATGCAATGGGAGTAACTATTATCCCGAATCAACCCAGTGTTACAGCTCCAGCATTTTCTGGTGCAGCGAGACCTTGGATACCACCTACAATTGATGATGATCAAAATGATATTGAAACAGCACCAGTCTTTGTAAATAACTCACCTCAGCAAAGCTTCTTTAATTTAAGTTTTAATCCATTGAATATTAATATTTCTGAAAAAACAATGATGAGTAAACCTACTTATCCTACACTTCTCTATGCCAAGGATTATGGAGAAGACTATGTGATTCATCTTCCAAAAGGAGGAGCTTTAGAAGAGTGGGCAGCGTATCAAAAGTTTCAGCTGCAAGGTAAGCTTGGGATTAACGGCGTAGCTATTCCACGAGTAGAATTGTGGCAAAAGACATATTCTGGTGCAAGTCCTGATACACCGTATACCGATAGCGATCCTCCAAGGACGTATATTTTTGCGATTCAGCATTTGCCAGGAAGTAAGCCAGAAGATGTAGGTTTTATTGAAGAGTCTTTTTCAAACAATATTCCGAGTATGACGATTCAAACAGTGCAGGCGATGGATCGCATAAATGGCAGGCAAGTCCGAAGAAATTGGTTTAAAGATTTAAGAATTGATGGAAGCACCTATTATGCGATTAATAATGCTGATTTCTCGCCCGCGGTATCAAAAAGAGAAATGATACCTTTTGAGTTAGACTATAATCAAGCATTGGTAACGCTTGAAGAAAACCAATGGGATCCATCAATATTTTTAACCAACCATATACCAAGCATGAACTATGTTTTTGGTGTTCAGTCTGAGTCACAATGGAGCGCCTTAGAGCATGAGATGGATCCACTCAATGGAACATTTGAAGATGATTTTACAAAACTGCGTAAGGCTTTGTCCGGTGACATAGCATATGCAATGTGGCTTCGTCAGCAAGCAGAGCTTTGTCGTTTAGGAGAGAGTTCCTTTAGTGATGAACTGTGCGCAATACTTATACTAGTATCAAAGTTTAACTCGGCAGAGCAGTATGAAGATATTCCGTTACCTAAGCATTTAGAAGAATCTATCAATGAACAGATAAGAGTAATAACCGATAAGCAATTTAAAAAGAGTATTAAAGAGTTACTGATGCTGATGTACTTGGTTAGTGGAGGTAAAGAAGATTTGGTTGCTTTTGTTGAAGGAGACCCTGTTTTATCAGAAGTCGATGGCATTTACCTTATCATCGATCAAATAGTTGAAGAGTTAGAGGCACTAACTAAAGATTTTACTCAAATATTAAATAATTTGCGTTCATATACCGGCCATAAAGAGGGAGATAAACCTTCGTTGTATGAAGAGCAGCTTCCCATTTTTAGAGCTATATCGATGTATCTTTATGGAGGTGGTAAGTCTGGGTATATCAAAGCGCCAACAGGCATTGGGAAAACCGTTATTTTTTCAAAAATAGTTGAAGGGTTAGCTAAAGGTCTTGAAGAAAAAGTGATGATCGTTGTTCCTAATCAAAATTTGGTGAAACAAACGGCAGAAAAAATTATTAAGTTTACTGAGTTTACTGAAGATCAAATTGGCTTTTATTATACTCAAAAAAAGATACTTGGACGGCAGATTACTATTACAACATATCATTCACTTGTATCTGCAACGAATTCTGGGGTTTTTAATCCTGATGAGTATCCTATTATGATTCTTGATGAAGCTCATCGAGGAACAAGTAAAAAAAGAGCTAAGGTTATTGATAGCTATAAAGGAATAAAAATTGGATTCACAGCAACACCACATTTTTCAAAAGAAAAAACAGTGAAAAACGTATTGCCAGATGAAATTTATCATATGAGCGTATTGGAAGCTGTAGAGCAACTGGGTCTTTTGTCTAGTTTTAAAGTGGTGGTTCAATATTTTTCAGACGTTGACTTAGCTGAAGCAGACACTGGAACTGGAGACTATGAAGAAGCTGCTTTAGGAAAAATACTTCAAAGACATGGTGTGTCATTAGCGGCGCTTAATGCTTACAATAATTACATCGAACAAGGTGACGATAGAGCAATTATATACTGCAGCGGTATTGATCATTCCGAGAATGTTGCTCAGGTGTTTAGAGATGCGGGAATTGAGGCTCAAGCGGTTCATAGCAAATTAAGTAGAGCTAGAAGAGATGAAATTTTAAATGATTTTCACGAAGGTAAAATCAAAGTTTTAACCAACCCTGATGTTTTGGTTGAAGGTTTTGATGAAGAAAAGATAAAGCTTATCATCAATTTAAGAGCAACTTTATCAAGAGTAGTGGCTGAGCAAAGAGGTGGAAGAGGTATTAGGAAAGATCCAGATAATCCTAATAAAATAGCAATCATTATTGAGTTTGTTTATTACAATTCCAAAAGAGCTAGAAATGGCAAACCTTTACAAATTTTATACCCCGAAGTTGTGGGTATTTCAGAAGCATTTTCTAGCGTTCTAGATGAAGAAACCATTGATAGACTTAAGCGAAGAATTAATCAAAAAAGTGAAAGATTAAGGCAAAGTAATCAAAACAGTGACGAACCTCAATCTGAAGTCGTTATTATTGATGATGCTAGAGAAATTACAGTTCTTTCAAAAAGAATCGCTGCAGAAAGAACAGACTATCCTGAAGAGTTTGCCTTTGAAATAATTCGCGATGATATCGATGATTGGAACAGATACAGCCAAATGGGTATGCTTCGTCAGTACGTTACTGCCTATGCGAGTGAAGACGTTTGGGAAGAGGCAGTAAATGCTACTGGAGTAGTTATTATAAATGAAAGTACTTACTATGAAGTCTATAGAAACTTTGGAAAATATGTAGGATGGCACACGCCAGCTAAAATAAAGAAAAATCAAAAGTTTCTTGATTTAGCAAATTCAAACAAAGAGCGTTGGGAGATTTATACAAATTATAATCAGGATATGGAGTTTCAAAATGATGATAATACTCCTATGCAGGAGCCAGTTGTTGAACCTGAACCTGAACCTGAACCTGAACCTGAACCTGAACCTCAACCAACCGTTGAAGAGGATCAAGGTGGTGATGAAACTACGGAGAATCAAGAAAACTTTGGTGATTCACAACAAAATGATGGTTCAGGATCTAATCAAGATACAGGCGGTCAAAATAAAAATGATAACGAAAGAGATGAACCAAGCTCGAATGAAACAGGGAACTGGATTCAGAGGTGGTTTAGAAGAATATTTGGTGGATAG
- a CDS encoding pilus assembly protein PilP, giving the protein MLVSCGEKVPEDYDSKNNKQEQRLDKIKKQSVIEPTSRFGTEKNIYFYDPEGKRNPFEPYDLNKDNVASIVESPLEKYQLEELSLVGIIWGIADPRGMIKAPDGETYVVRRMSRIGRNRGKISRVAKDSVYVEEEYRDPASGNIAMKETRIELEKDSVDALSGGLKADD; this is encoded by the coding sequence TTGTTAGTTTCTTGTGGTGAAAAAGTGCCAGAAGATTATGATTCTAAAAACAATAAGCAAGAGCAGCGCTTAGATAAAATAAAAAAACAAAGTGTTATAGAGCCAACAAGCCGTTTTGGAACAGAAAAAAACATCTACTTTTATGATCCTGAAGGTAAGAGAAATCCATTTGAACCTTATGACCTAAATAAAGATAATGTCGCAAGTATCGTTGAGTCGCCGCTTGAAAAGTATCAGTTAGAGGAGCTGTCTCTTGTTGGGATTATTTGGGGCATTGCCGACCCTAGAGGTATGATTAAAGCTCCTGATGGAGAAACTTATGTTGTAAGGCGTATGTCTAGAATAGGTCGCAATCGAGGCAAAATTTCCAGGGTTGCAAAAGATAGTGTTTATGTAGAAGAAGAGTATCGTGATCCTGCTTCTGGCAATATTGCAATGAAGGAAACAAGAATAGAATTAGAAAAAGATAGTGTTGATGCTTTATCTGGAGGTCTGAAAGCAGATGATTAG
- a CDS encoding zinc ribbon domain-containing protein: MKAKNCACCFMPLKQDLKENGSDIYCSYCYIDGQLLAEGMTLKEFKEKAYQGMLEKNMNKYQAKFFSWMIGFAPYWKARS, encoded by the coding sequence ATGAAAGCAAAAAACTGTGCCTGTTGTTTTATGCCACTCAAGCAAGATTTAAAAGAGAATGGTTCAGATATTTATTGTAGCTATTGTTATATTGATGGTCAGCTTTTGGCTGAGGGTATGACTTTAAAAGAATTTAAAGAAAAAGCTTATCAAGGCATGCTTGAAAAAAATATGAACAAATATCAGGCAAAGTTTTTTTCCTGGATGATTGGTTTTGCACCTTATTGGAAAGCACGGAGTTAA
- a CDS encoding type 4a pilus biogenesis protein PilO: protein MNDFLSQFEKQPKALKIGILCFLLLLIAFVEYQFFISSRNEVMNKNEKEIAKLQKDYSESQAIADNLENFIAQVAFLDEELKRALLLLPNEEDIQGVLRAVSKEANITNVRLISFKPQSRANKGFYSSLTMTIKFEGSFHDIAKFIDRVGKLKRIINVSDIVFERVGGKSHTVSAKATTYMFGGNA from the coding sequence ATGAACGATTTTCTGTCTCAATTTGAAAAGCAACCCAAAGCCTTAAAAATTGGCATACTGTGTTTTTTGCTACTGCTGATAGCTTTTGTCGAATATCAGTTTTTTATCTCTTCAAGAAATGAAGTTATGAATAAAAATGAAAAAGAAATTGCTAAGTTGCAAAAAGATTACAGTGAAAGTCAGGCAATCGCAGATAACTTAGAGAACTTTATTGCCCAAGTTGCTTTTTTAGATGAAGAGTTAAAAAGGGCTTTGCTGCTACTGCCTAATGAAGAAGATATTCAAGGCGTATTAAGGGCTGTTTCAAAAGAAGCCAATATCACTAATGTTCGTTTAATTAGTTTTAAGCCGCAAAGCAGGGCCAATAAAGGATTTTATTCTAGCTTAACCATGACTATAAAATTTGAAGGCAGCTTTCATGATATTGCAAAGTTTATTGATAGGGTCGGTAAACTGAAAAGAATTATCAATGTGTCTGATATTGTTTTTGAGCGGGTAGGTGGAAAAAGCCATACAGTCAGTGCCAAAGCTACAACGTACATGTTCGGAGGTAATGCATGA
- a CDS encoding pilus assembly protein PilM yields the protein MFFKRSNKLVGIDLGASSIKLVALEKVADNEYHLKHFRMLPLPKDTILEGSIMDTAMVTDTISKLYELENIKEKNVATSISGNSVIVKKLLLPQMSSEELEQSIHWDADQYIPFDVNEVNLDVKILKDAGEGAGFDEMEILLAAAKKEVIADYVSVFEAASLKPVVVDLDVLAVGNMFEVNYPEYAEQTVLVANIGSSVTNINIVGQGTSKFTRDVPLGGINYTSDIQKQLQVSFEEAEDLKIGGKINVESPDAIDGLSESNEVGSILHAVSESIAVEIQRSIDFFSSQAVGEEVSAIFLTGGGAKSPGLKESIQQNTELPTEIIDPFKSIYIDSAKFDEEQIREVGPIAGVAVGLALREVLES from the coding sequence TTGTTTTTTAAAAGATCAAATAAATTAGTGGGTATTGACTTGGGTGCAAGCTCAATCAAGTTAGTGGCTTTGGAGAAAGTTGCTGATAACGAATATCATTTAAAACACTTTAGAATGTTGCCCTTGCCCAAAGATACAATTCTTGAAGGATCAATTATGGATACCGCCATGGTTACCGATACCATCAGCAAACTGTATGAGTTAGAGAATATTAAAGAAAAAAATGTAGCCACATCCATTAGCGGTAACTCTGTGATTGTCAAAAAACTACTTTTACCTCAAATGAGTTCGGAAGAGTTAGAGCAATCCATACATTGGGATGCAGATCAATACATACCGTTTGATGTGAATGAAGTGAATCTTGATGTTAAAATTTTAAAAGACGCCGGAGAAGGCGCTGGGTTTGATGAAATGGAAATCTTGCTTGCTGCGGCAAAAAAAGAAGTGATTGCAGATTATGTTTCAGTATTTGAAGCTGCATCGCTTAAGCCTGTTGTTGTTGACTTGGATGTTTTAGCTGTTGGTAACATGTTTGAAGTCAATTATCCTGAATATGCTGAGCAGACAGTTTTGGTAGCCAATATAGGGTCGAGTGTGACCAATATCAACATTGTTGGTCAAGGAACGTCAAAATTTACTCGTGACGTACCTTTGGGTGGTATAAATTATACTTCAGATATTCAAAAACAGTTGCAGGTGAGTTTTGAAGAGGCCGAAGACTTAAAAATAGGGGGTAAAATTAATGTGGAAAGCCCCGATGCAATTGATGGTTTGTCTGAAAGCAATGAAGTTGGGAGTATTTTGCATGCTGTATCAGAATCCATTGCGGTAGAAATTCAACGTTCGATAGACTTTTTTTCATCCCAAGCTGTTGGTGAAGAAGTGTCGGCCATTTTTTTAACCGGAGGTGGTGCTAAGTCTCCAGGTTTGAAAGAATCCATACAGCAAAACACTGAACTACCAACAGAAATTATTGATCCATTTAAATCAATTTACATTGATAGTGCAAAGTTTGATGAAGAACAAATTAGAGAAGTTGGTCCAATTGCTGGAGTGGCTGTAGGTTTAGCCTTGAGGGAAGTGTTAGAGTCATGA